In one window of Pseudobdellovibrionaceae bacterium DNA:
- a CDS encoding MerR family transcriptional regulator, giving the protein MDEVVFETKDERRYAPSAQTPVTTELAADADIQFERELQKIPDKMAFKIGEVARIVGVKPYVLRYWETEFEQLKPKKSKHNQRAYTRRDVEMVMTIKKLLYKDRFSIEGARTALKQQKKATHKAKVIRSTAEHLDHLRDVADHLIADIQKLKLLFQ; this is encoded by the coding sequence ATGGATGAAGTGGTCTTTGAAACCAAAGATGAGCGACGTTACGCTCCTTCAGCGCAAACGCCAGTGACCACAGAGCTGGCTGCCGATGCTGACATTCAATTTGAGCGAGAGCTGCAGAAGATTCCTGATAAAATGGCCTTTAAAATCGGCGAAGTGGCCCGCATTGTGGGCGTAAAACCCTATGTTTTGCGATATTGGGAAACAGAGTTTGAGCAGTTAAAGCCTAAAAAATCCAAGCACAATCAAAGAGCCTACACTCGCCGCGATGTGGAGATGGTGATGACCATCAAAAAGCTCCTTTACAAGGATCGTTTTTCCATAGAAGGGGCGCGAACGGCATTGAAGCAGCAAAAAAAGGCCACACATAAGGCCAAGGTGATTCGAAGTACGGCCGAGCACCTGGATCATCTTAGGGATGTGGCCGATCACTTGATTGCTGACATTCAAAAACTCAAGCTATTGTTTCAATAA
- the pheS gene encoding phenylalanine--tRNA ligase subunit alpha: protein MLEEKVKKIQAEAAQAMASCENSKSLYDEKVKYLGKQGAFSKIMREMGQLDKAERPKFGALVNEVKRELETIYEARELELKKAELKGKIENERLDLSLPGPLSPLGSAHPISLVIDEIVDILSRVGYSVRTGPLIEHDKYNFEALNIPADHPARDLQDTFYIDDQHVLRTHTSPIQIHTMENEAPPLRILAPGSVFRCDSDISHSPNFHQIEGMLVDRKVSMADLKGTISYFVQEFFGKGLETRFRPSFFPFTEPSAEVDCSCPICRGSGCRMCKHTGWVEIGGSGLINPKVLQFSGIDPKEWQGFAFGFGIERMAIIKYGIDDIRLFSENDIRFLRQF from the coding sequence ATGCTTGAGGAAAAAGTCAAAAAAATACAGGCCGAAGCGGCGCAGGCGATGGCGTCTTGTGAAAATTCAAAGTCTTTATACGACGAAAAAGTGAAATACCTTGGCAAGCAGGGCGCTTTTTCAAAGATTATGCGTGAAATGGGGCAGCTCGATAAGGCGGAAAGACCCAAATTTGGGGCCTTGGTCAACGAAGTGAAGCGGGAGCTGGAGACCATTTATGAGGCCCGTGAGCTTGAGCTCAAGAAAGCCGAACTGAAAGGAAAAATTGAAAATGAACGCCTGGACCTTTCATTACCTGGCCCACTGAGCCCGCTGGGCAGTGCCCACCCGATTTCATTGGTGATCGATGAGATTGTCGATATCTTATCTCGCGTTGGTTACTCTGTGCGAACGGGGCCACTGATTGAACACGATAAATATAACTTTGAGGCGTTGAACATACCGGCAGATCATCCCGCCCGCGATCTGCAAGACACATTTTATATCGACGACCAGCATGTTTTACGTACCCATACAAGTCCCATTCAAATCCACACCATGGAGAACGAAGCCCCACCACTTCGGATTCTTGCACCCGGTTCGGTGTTTCGTTGTGATAGCGATATCTCCCATTCGCCGAACTTTCACCAGATCGAAGGTATGCTTGTGGACCGCAAGGTTTCTATGGCCGACCTAAAGGGCACTATTTCTTATTTTGTGCAGGAATTTTTCGGTAAAGGCCTTGAAACCCGTTTTCGCCCGAGCTTTTTTCCGTTTACCGAACCTTCGGCTGAGGTGGATTGTTCTTGCCCCATTTGTCGAGGCAGCGGTTGCCGTATGTGTAAACATACAGGCTGGGTTGAAATTGGCGGCAGTGGTCTAATCAACCCGAAAGTTCTCCAGTTTTCTGGTATTGATCCGAAGGAGTGGCAAGGGTTCGCCTTTGGATTTGGCATCGAACGAATGGCTATTATCAAATACGGGATAGACGATATTCGATTGTTTTCCGAAAATGATATTCGCTTTTTAAGGCAGTTTTAA
- the rsmG gene encoding 16S rRNA (guanine(527)-N(7))-methyltransferase RsmG: protein MSYMTQRHKKPEKIYPLEEANDRLLDIFHNHGFTDYPHEKRQQLAQFYQLLMTRQKTDNFTRLIKFRDIAIKHFIDCLMIPRLTDLQFPLLDIGSGPGFPGIPLKIEFPDERIILAEGVKKRVDFLKVVREEMHLQNLDIVGRNVDENFVLPVQGAITRAVADMSITLRQISKALQVGGVMYFMKGPNVDEELLLTKAQWRPYFELIQDTAYTLPNTQNQRRLICWRKVQEVPQ, encoded by the coding sequence ATGAGTTATATGACGCAGAGACACAAAAAACCCGAAAAGATTTACCCGCTTGAAGAAGCCAATGATCGGTTGCTGGATATCTTTCACAACCATGGATTTACGGATTACCCCCATGAAAAGCGACAGCAGCTGGCCCAGTTTTACCAACTCTTAATGACCCGGCAAAAAACAGATAACTTCACCCGACTTATCAAATTTCGAGACATTGCCATTAAGCACTTTATTGATTGTCTGATGATTCCTCGCTTAACTGATTTGCAGTTTCCGCTGTTAGATATCGGATCCGGCCCCGGGTTTCCGGGCATACCCTTAAAAATTGAATTTCCCGATGAGCGCATTATTCTTGCCGAAGGGGTCAAAAAGCGAGTGGATTTTTTAAAAGTGGTGCGCGAAGAAATGCATCTACAAAACCTGGACATTGTGGGCCGAAATGTGGATGAAAACTTTGTTCTTCCCGTACAAGGGGCCATCACTCGAGCTGTGGCTGATATGTCTATCACCTTAAGGCAAATCTCTAAGGCTCTGCAGGTGGGCGGGGTGATGTATTTTATGAAAGGCCCCAATGTGGATGAAGAGCTGCTCCTTACAAAGGCTCAGTGGCGTCCTTACTTTGAACTGATTCAAGACACCGCTTACACCCTGCCAAACACTCAAAATCAACGGCGACTGATCTGTTGGCGAAAGGTGCAAGAGGTGCCCCAGTGA
- a CDS encoding response regulator transcription factor translates to MHKILIVEDCEDEFALISRALPTSSEVYWRQTVAEGRRLANTKSFDMILLDVGLPDGSGLELSAELSANPRCALTPIILITSRDSVDDKILGFTSGADDYVVKPFHLRELKARLESRIRRYESFRDHADHVVAGPLEIDLTSQMCRITRDGVTIPIDDLTPIEYKILTLLAAHPDRAFSRDHILTQVWGHDVHVFPRSVDTHVSKLRRKLGESADMIKSVHGLGYRFELSADRDEAEEGMVLSGPRETLASGVPRMLSQ, encoded by the coding sequence ATGCACAAAATATTGATTGTTGAAGACTGCGAAGATGAATTTGCTCTGATTTCCAGAGCCCTTCCCACGAGTTCCGAAGTTTACTGGCGCCAGACGGTGGCCGAAGGGCGTAGGCTCGCTAATACCAAATCATTCGATATGATCCTACTCGATGTGGGTTTGCCTGATGGCAGCGGGTTAGAGTTGAGTGCCGAGCTGTCAGCCAATCCACGGTGTGCGTTGACTCCCATCATACTCATAACGTCTCGCGATTCGGTGGATGACAAGATCTTGGGCTTCACCTCCGGTGCCGATGACTACGTGGTGAAGCCGTTTCACTTGCGAGAATTGAAGGCTCGATTGGAATCAAGAATTCGTCGCTATGAGAGTTTTAGAGATCATGCAGACCATGTGGTAGCGGGGCCACTAGAGATTGATTTGACATCACAGATGTGTCGAATCACTCGTGATGGCGTCACCATTCCCATTGATGACTTAACCCCCATTGAATACAAGATTCTGACTTTACTGGCGGCGCATCCGGATCGGGCCTTTTCAAGGGATCATATTTTAACCCAGGTCTGGGGGCACGATGTGCATGTGTTTCCCCGCAGCGTAGATACTCATGTGAGTAAGCTTCGTCGCAAGCTGGGCGAGTCTGCGGATATGATTAAGAGTGTCCATGGGTTGGGCTACCGCTTTGAATTAAGCGCAGACAGAGACGAGGCAGAAGAAGGTATGGTGTTGAGCGGCCCGCGAGAGACCCTGGCCTCAGGTGTTCCGAGAATGCTTTCGCAATAG
- a CDS encoding integration host factor subunit alpha, with protein sequence MVEKKARSTVTKADIIEKVYERIGFSKKEASELVELVFGEVKGALCRGDKVKISGFGNFVVKSKNERVGRNPQTGEQITISARHVPTFRPSQVLRSILNGEELSESQLAALSKMDEA encoded by the coding sequence ATGGTAGAGAAGAAGGCAAGATCGACAGTTACGAAAGCAGACATCATAGAAAAGGTCTATGAACGAATCGGATTTTCTAAGAAAGAAGCTTCTGAACTCGTAGAGTTAGTGTTTGGTGAGGTCAAGGGCGCCCTTTGTCGCGGGGATAAGGTTAAAATCTCGGGATTTGGTAATTTTGTGGTGAAGTCGAAAAACGAACGGGTGGGCAGAAACCCACAAACCGGCGAGCAGATCACCATCAGTGCCCGGCACGTGCCGACTTTTCGCCCTAGCCAGGTGCTGCGATCCATTCTCAATGGCGAAGAGCTGAGTGAAAGCCAATTGGCAGCACTGAGCAAAATGGATGAGGCATAA
- a CDS encoding phenylalanine--tRNA ligase subunit beta: protein MKISLHWLNDYVDLKDYFAKPKDLADLLTGAGIEVENIDNQNEKYRGVVVGQVIELGQHPDADRLTLCQVDVGDGQNRQIVCGAKNHRQGDKVVVALPGAVLPGDFAIKLSKIRGVESQGMMCSETELGIKDEAEGILILGEDAPVGTHFSEFYGFNDVIFELSVTPNRADCLSHFGLARELGAILNRQVMLPSVTLTKESGQVKEFAELTVNDSELCPRYCGRGVSGVQVGPSPAWLKRRLEAVGMNTINNVVDITNFVMMELGQPLHAFDAGTISGGKIIVDRSQSGEKFITLDGTELELTGRELMIRDAQRPVALAGVVGGLNSGVTDNTQRLFLESAHFLPQTVRQTSRHFGIETDSGYRFARGTDPDGVLFAMNRACSLFQEICGGTVTEDFYDHYPEPSEPVAITLSQSYLQERLGYEADMKLFTEWMTRLGCTVEVFNKKDNIYQVTPPPYRWDLALGVDLVEEYARLNGYDKIPETTPPLVNSPSPHSTGYLNERVVVRHLKSQGYHQAINYGFLHDKFQQPLMFNNSVSEVSTRASALYGRLGFDVSEQPVRVKNPLSEETNVMRSLLLPGLIKNLLHNYRHGMGRGRLFEVGYAFSRLAEQYKHNHHLALVAWGQAEGLWDKPGDRPVVFDLKSAVENLLKGLHSQTWQWRPLREEDLPPFLHPGQSVGLFFEGRTVGFMGALHPELVHEFKLRNDCAVAEFNLESLMRGQPRTPKVKKISKFPGVERDLAFLVPSHVSAGDMVREIQKVAGSLLQEVSVFDVYQGSELPDGHSSIAFKLLYQDDKGTLQEEQLSDLQSKVIGHIKSKLQVEVR from the coding sequence ATGAAGATTTCTCTGCATTGGCTCAATGATTACGTTGATTTAAAAGACTACTTTGCCAAACCGAAAGACTTAGCGGATTTGCTCACCGGGGCCGGCATAGAGGTTGAAAACATCGACAACCAAAATGAAAAGTACCGAGGAGTGGTGGTTGGCCAAGTGATCGAGTTGGGACAACATCCTGATGCCGATCGTTTGACTTTGTGTCAGGTGGACGTGGGCGATGGTCAAAATCGTCAGATCGTTTGTGGAGCAAAAAACCACCGACAGGGTGACAAGGTTGTGGTTGCTCTACCTGGAGCTGTCTTGCCGGGTGATTTTGCCATTAAGCTTTCAAAAATTCGTGGCGTTGAAAGCCAGGGGATGATGTGCTCTGAAACTGAGCTTGGTATCAAAGACGAAGCCGAAGGGATTTTAATTCTCGGTGAAGACGCTCCGGTAGGCACGCATTTTTCTGAATTTTACGGATTCAATGACGTGATTTTTGAATTGAGTGTCACTCCCAACCGTGCTGATTGTTTAAGTCACTTTGGCTTGGCCAGGGAACTTGGGGCCATACTCAATCGGCAGGTGATGCTGCCCTCTGTGACATTGACCAAAGAGTCTGGCCAGGTGAAAGAATTTGCTGAACTGACGGTGAATGATTCAGAGCTATGCCCTCGATATTGCGGTCGAGGTGTATCGGGCGTGCAAGTGGGCCCCAGCCCCGCATGGCTCAAGCGTCGGCTGGAAGCTGTGGGGATGAACACCATCAACAACGTGGTCGATATTACTAACTTCGTGATGATGGAGTTGGGCCAGCCCCTGCATGCATTTGATGCCGGTACTATCTCAGGCGGCAAAATTATTGTGGACCGCTCACAAAGTGGCGAAAAGTTCATAACTCTTGACGGCACCGAGCTCGAGCTCACAGGGCGCGAGTTAATGATTCGAGATGCCCAGCGACCGGTAGCTTTAGCTGGTGTGGTGGGCGGTTTAAATTCGGGAGTGACCGATAATACTCAGCGCCTGTTTTTAGAATCAGCCCACTTTCTGCCTCAAACGGTGCGCCAAACTTCGCGGCATTTCGGCATAGAGACAGACTCGGGATATCGTTTTGCCCGGGGAACTGATCCTGACGGCGTCTTATTTGCGATGAATCGAGCTTGTTCCTTATTTCAAGAAATTTGCGGCGGAACGGTCACAGAAGATTTTTATGATCACTATCCAGAGCCTTCTGAGCCCGTCGCTATTACATTAAGCCAAAGTTATCTTCAAGAGCGGCTTGGCTATGAGGCTGACATGAAGCTTTTTACTGAGTGGATGACTCGGTTGGGCTGCACAGTTGAGGTCTTCAATAAGAAAGACAATATTTATCAGGTAACGCCTCCTCCCTACCGGTGGGACCTCGCCTTAGGTGTGGACCTTGTTGAAGAATACGCGCGTCTGAACGGATACGATAAGATCCCCGAGACAACTCCACCTTTGGTGAATTCTCCATCCCCTCACTCCACGGGGTATTTGAACGAGAGGGTGGTGGTTCGACATTTAAAGTCCCAGGGCTATCACCAGGCGATCAACTACGGCTTTTTGCATGACAAGTTTCAGCAGCCGTTGATGTTTAATAATTCGGTTTCTGAAGTTTCCACAAGGGCTTCAGCCCTTTACGGTCGTTTGGGTTTTGATGTGTCTGAGCAACCCGTGCGAGTGAAAAATCCGTTGAGCGAAGAAACCAATGTGATGCGCTCCCTGTTGTTGCCGGGATTAATTAAAAATCTTCTGCACAACTATAGACATGGTATGGGGCGGGGTCGGTTGTTTGAAGTTGGATATGCATTTAGCCGGCTTGCTGAGCAATATAAGCACAACCATCACTTGGCCCTGGTGGCTTGGGGACAAGCCGAAGGCCTTTGGGACAAACCCGGTGACCGACCCGTGGTTTTTGACCTCAAGTCTGCGGTTGAGAACTTGCTTAAAGGGCTTCATAGTCAAACTTGGCAATGGCGGCCCTTAAGAGAAGAGGATCTGCCGCCTTTCTTACACCCGGGGCAATCGGTGGGTCTCTTTTTTGAAGGCCGCACAGTGGGATTTATGGGAGCCTTACACCCAGAATTGGTACATGAGTTTAAACTTCGCAATGACTGCGCGGTGGCTGAGTTCAATTTAGAAAGCTTGATGCGGGGTCAGCCGCGCACTCCTAAGGTCAAAAAGATTTCTAAGTTTCCAGGGGTCGAGCGGGACTTAGCCTTCTTGGTGCCCTCTCATGTTTCAGCTGGAGATATGGTTCGAGAAATTCAAAAAGTGGCGGGGTCTTTACTGCAGGAGGTGAGCGTTTTTGATGTTTATCAAGGCTCAGAACTCCCTGACGGGCACTCGTCCATTGCCTTTAAGCTCCTCTATCAAGACGACAAGGGCACGTTGCAGGAGGAGCAACTCAGCGACCTTCAATCCAAGGTGATTGGTCACATCAAGAGCAAATTGCAGGTAGAAGTGCGCTAG
- a CDS encoding pyridoxamine 5'-phosphate oxidase family protein: MKWPAERRKLDLDNLMVLKQFIESNEVGILAVQNCDGGLSSYPLVIRCFELDGSLWFFINATGKMAECLRKNPRVSFHIQDQVRHVSLSLEGTAGLVQDTLRAYRYWEPRFRAWFPYGVQDKDLRLLRISVERAHLWEAPKEVPLTITAAVVSSIQHEIHQLEKEVVFDLNA; this comes from the coding sequence ATGAAATGGCCAGCAGAAAGAAGAAAATTGGACTTAGACAACTTAATGGTGCTGAAGCAGTTTATTGAATCCAACGAAGTGGGTATTTTGGCCGTGCAAAACTGCGACGGCGGATTATCCAGTTATCCCCTAGTGATCAGGTGTTTTGAGCTAGATGGATCTTTGTGGTTTTTTATCAATGCCACCGGCAAGATGGCTGAATGCCTGCGCAAAAACCCAAGGGTGAGTTTTCATATTCAAGATCAGGTACGCCATGTGTCGCTGTCACTAGAAGGAACTGCTGGACTTGTTCAAGATACTCTACGCGCCTATAGGTATTGGGAGCCCCGGTTTAGGGCTTGGTTCCCCTATGGGGTTCAAGACAAAGATCTCCGGTTACTTCGAATATCGGTGGAAAGGGCTCACCTGTGGGAAGCTCCGAAAGAGGTGCCGTTGACGATTACAGCTGCTGTGGTTTCGTCTATCCAACATGAAATCCACCAACTGGAAAAAGAAGTGGTCTTTGATCTCAATGCCTAG